One genomic window of Plasmodium coatneyi strain Hackeri chromosome 12, complete sequence includes the following:
- a CDS encoding SICA antigen, with protein MAPQKSEFEQQHTKVEDKEEHGGRGAPRARSAEGPANHEVNKVRGRRKRDTIITLGKDGITGRTVPSEGQITEEVTCTDNDLQSRLKDVIDKWHKDKGRAEKNWKKVWEEFENRINPLSKDISDNKASMASYCNGPKEKGTTWTEADKNACMLITAGLKHIYEIKEDTGKEGDQARKNNRKFKATAACIILNELITKLKEKANSCTQKISIEKGIEQAFKVSPQIKETACPNDRGCFECTQGDYSDCKMNNDRVGEKLKQKFDRDEKIKEALGDIYPPSNPTSTSGTATIGEWFTQFSTNVTDKDQNQYDELYGMLALCKPEEDTVPNDKVDLNNYEGFCRIMMKNIMLVTGVPKEYKNEDGKTPCEKKVKNIPLCDLLKVWMWYMRWFCVPKDVIEQALSRVNTVRKTLNENVKYVKCTYDDALNIPYGGGTNMVGEEYELFDTSALYTMMEALTEKTWCEDGQWIYRKKALEGPDLARSDPGKGNQVLGGNDNLDKMKEIVHQINKVLIQEEKAASPKKTPKSPSSEGEDCTKKSNLCERVTCVTTQYPKDKGGEKSNWNQMWDDIKSRVDPLEKAMSKEDPNTDKYCKGTEWKGNTGTFAEIEACKLITRGLKHIYEIPQDSSNQEHEKINNQLFKRTMACVLLNAYADKLESELKSTCPVEAGINKAFGATSRIKDGIDICKDKNNCVECKRDKNYESCMVGDDEENKTKLGDKIKPMLDSDHKIEKILEEICKDCNKVKGLCDRTKCVTINWFRDRLTNGGSGTQHWCQFWNNDVKRELDKLSKAIIKEEKNDNPLCNNINGRNTATEAEQKACNFIVRGIEYIYSIKEDQNTNYANQKKNNRIFGQTVGCIFLNAYADLLITKSKEGNCPIIEEKIQKFFEDGNKRKDDWCEEKRSGNGNECVKCERDTSYATCTLEVEETLLNKGPGEECKNHRNNIKNKLDDMLDNDKTGLKQTLNDITTICKPKPAAPPPAPPSAPSEAENGRGGGVGEADLKSPKAAKLTSKNDNPVLPYFPLAPAVLGISIMSYLLWKYFGMLRKTRKRYRRAYQIRGPSMEQQIIDHVDRDGPHAYTLVKERKPRSKHIKRRRKRLPGGRRRAGRRMIIDIHLEVLDEYQKGDVALTKEDFFEIVVQEFMGSKFIKEEKVASPDCGFREDRLCSKGRCS; from the exons AAGTTACGTGTACAGACAATGACTTACAGAGTCGCTTAAAGGATGTAATAGATAAGTGGCATAAGGACAAGGgaagggcagaaaaaaacTGG AAAAAAGTGTGGGAAGAATTCGAGAATAGAATCAATCCACTCTCTAAAGACATATCGGACAATAAAGCAAGTATGGCCTCTTATTGTAATGGCCCTAAGGAAAAAGGCACTACGTGGACAGAAGCTGATAAGAACGCGTGTATGCTCATCACTGCAGGATTAAAACATATCTACGAAATTAAAGAGGACACGGGGAAAGAGGGCGATCAGGCCAGAAAGAATAATAGAAAATTTAAGGCCACTGCGGCATGTATCATATTAAATGAACTTATAACGaaattgaaggagaaggCTAATTCCTGTACCCAGAAGATAAGCATAGAGAAAGGCATAGAACAAGCCTTTAAGGTCAGTCCGCAAATTAAGGAAACTGCATGCCCGAATGATCGAGGCTGTTTTGAGTGCACACAGGGGGACTACTCAGACTGTAAAATGAACAACGACCGAGTGGGAGAGAAATTAAAGCAGAAATTCGATAgagacgaaaaaataaaagaagcacTCGGAGACATATATCCACCTTCCAACCCCACCTCCACTTCTGGAACAG CCACTATTGGGGAATggtttacacagttttccaCTAATGTAACAGATAAAGACCAAAACCAGTATGACGAGCTGTATGGTATGTTAGCATTATGCAAGCCTGAAGAGGATACTGTGCCTAATGACAAAGTAGACCTGAACAATTATGAAGGGTTTTGTAGAATTATGATGAAAAACATAATGTTAGTTACAGGCGTTccaaaggaatataaaaacgaAGACGGGAAAACACCATGtgagaagaaagtgaaaaatattcccttatgtgatttattaaaagtTTGGATGTGGTATATGCGATGGTTCTGTGTCCCTAAGGACGTCATAGAACAGGCCCTTAGCCGAGTTAATACTGTAAGGAAAAcattaaatgaaaatgtgaagtatGTGAAATGTACTTATGATGATGCACTTAACATTCCTTACGGGGGTGGAACAAATATGGTAGGTGAAGAGTACGAACTATTTGACACAAGTGCGTTGTATACTATGATGGAAGCATTAACTGAGAAAACTTGGTGCGAAGATGGTCAATGGATATACAGGAAAAAGGCGCTTGAGGGTCCAGATCTGGCACGCAGTGATCCAGGGAAGGGGAATCAAGTGCTTGGTGGTAATGACAACCTggacaaaatgaaagaaattgTTCACCAAATTAACAAAGTTTTAATACAGGAGGAAAAGGCAGCATCCCCAAAGAAAACACCCAAGTCACCCTCCTCCGAAGGTGAAGACTGCACCAAGAAATCTAATTTATGTGAACGCGTAACATGCGTAACAACGCAGTATCCTAAAGACAAAGGAGGGGAGAAATCGAACTGG AATCAAATGTGGGATGACATCAAAAGTAGGGTGGATCCACTTGAAAAAGCCATGTCTAAGGAAGACCCCAACACAGACAAGTATTGTAAGGGCACAGAATGGAAAGGTAATACAGGGACTTTTGCAGAAATAGAAGCATGCAAGCTCATTACTAGAGGCTTGAAGCATATATACGAGATTCCACAGGATTCAAGCAACCAGGAGcatgagaaaataaataaccaGTTATTTAAAAGGACCATGGCATGTGTCCTACTAAATGCATATGCAGATAAATTGGAATCCGAACTCAAATCTACGTGTCCTGTTGAGGCCGGCATTAACAAAGCTTTTGGTGCCACTTCACGAATTAAGGATGGAATTGATATATGTAAGGATAAGAATAATTGTGTTGAATGTAAAAGGGATAAGAATTATGAAAGTTGTATGGTAGGCGacgatgaggaaaataaaaccaaATTAGGAGACAAAATAAAACCGATGTTAGACAGTGAtcataaaatagaaaaaatcctggaagaaatat GTAAAGACTGCAACAAGGTTAAGGGCCTATGTGATCGTACAAAGTGCGTGACAATTAATTGGTTTAGGGACAGATTAACTAATGGGGGGAGTGGAACACAGCACTGG TGTCAATTTTGGAATAATGACGTCAAGCGGGAATTGGATAAACTCTCCAAGGCCATaattaaagaagagaaaaatgataACCCCTTATGTAATAACATTAATGGAAGGAACACAGCAACTGAAGCAGAACAAAAGGCATGTAATTTTATTGTTAGGGGCATAGAGTATATATACAGCATTAAGGAAGATCAGAATACTAATTACGCAaaccagaagaaaaataacagaATATTTGGACAAACTGTGGGGTGCATCTTCTTGAACGCTTATGCAGATCTCCTTATTACCAAGTCGAAGGAAGGTAATTGCCCCAtcatagaggaaaaaatacaaaaattttttgaggatggaaataaaaggaaggatgattggtgtgaagaaaaaaggagtggtAATGGTAATGAATGTGTTAAATGTGAAAGGGATACAAGTTATGCAACGTGCACACTAGAAGTAGAAGAAACACTGTTGAATAAGGGACCAGGTGAAGAATGCAAAAATCACAGaaacaatataaaaaataagttggATGATATGCTGGACAATGATAAAACAGGACTAAAGCAAACTTTGAATGATATAACTACTATTTGTAAACCCAAACCTGCCGCCCCTCCCCCAGCTCCTCCATCTGCTCCTTCTGAGGCTGAGAATGGACGAGGTGGCGGAGTAGGTGAAGCTGATTTAAAATCACCCAAGGCTGCTAAACTTACTAGCAAGAACGACAACCCcgtccttccttatttcccTCTTGCTCCTGCTGTGCTTGGTATTTCTATTATGAGCTACttactttggaag tacttTGGTATGCTTCGTAAGAccagaaaacgttacaggaGAGCTTATCAAATACGTGGTCCCTCCATGGAACAGCAGATTATTGACCATGTGGACCGggatggtccacatgcatataccttagtaaaggaacgcaaacctcgttctaagcatataaaaaggaggagaaaacgGCTTCCTGGTGGTCGTCGGCGTGCtggtcgccgcatgattattgatattcatttagaagtcttagacgaatatcaaaaaggggatgttGCAttaacgaaggaagacttttttgaaattgtggttcaagaatttatgggaagcaaattcataaaggaagagaaggttgCAAGTCCTGATtgcgggtttagggaggatagactttgttccaaaggaagatgttcctag